Genomic DNA from Haloarcula marina:
ACGTACTGCTGGGGGCGCTCGTGGTCGTCAGCGTCGGCGGCCTCGCGGGCATCTGGCTCGGCGCGCAGGGGTACTTCGACGGCCAGTTGTGGTGGATACTCGGCAACGAGGGGTTAGAGTACCTCGAAGTCGGCCGCCTCTGGCAGGTGGGCCTGCTGGCGGGCTTCCTGCTCTGGGCCGGCCTCGCGTACCGCGGGTTCAAGCCGCTGTTGGACGACGAACCGAAGTACGGCCTCTCGCACCTCATCCTCTATGCGGGTGGCTCCATCGCGCTGCTGTTCTGTGCCGGGATGCTGTACACCCCCCAGACCAACATCGCGGTCACGGAGTTCTGGCGCTGGTGGGTCGTCCACATGTGGGTCGAGGGGGCCTTCGAGTTCTTCATCGTCGCCATCGTCGGCATCACGCTGGTGTCGATGAACCTGCTGAAACGCCAGAGCGCCGCCAAGGCCGTGATGTTCGAGGCGCTGCTGGTGATGGGCACCGGCGTCATCGGCGTCTCGCATCACTACTGGTGGATAGGCATGCCCGACCTGTGGGTGCCCATCGGGAGCGCCTTCTCGACGCTGGAACTCGTCCCGCTGGTGTTCATCCTCTACGAGGCCATCAACGAGTACCGCGCCATGGCGACCGGTGGCGAGGGCTTCCCGTACACCCTCCCCTTCATGTTCATCGTCGCCTCCGGCGTCTGGAACTTCGTCGGGGCCGGGGTGCTCGGCTTCTTCATCAACCTCCCGCTGGTGAACTACTACGAACACGGCACGTACCTCACCGTCGCACACGCCCACGCGGCGATGTTCGGCGCGTTCGGCTTCCTCGCGCTGGGGATGGCGACGTACATGCTCCGCATCAGCGTCGACCCGAGCGAGTGGGACGGGTCGTGGCTCCGCTACGCGTTCTGGTGTTGGAACGTCGGACTCGCGCTGATGGTGCTCGTCTCGGTGACGCCCGTCGGCTTCCTCCAGTTGGAAACGGCGTTCACGCAGGGGTACGACGCCGCCCGGAGCGTCGCCTTCTACGAGCGCCCGCTGGTGGAACTGCTGTTCTGGGCGCGGATGCCCGGTGACACCCTCATCATCCTCGGAACGGCCATCTTCACCGCCGACGTGGTCCGCAAGCGGTTCGACCTCCGGTCGGTGCTGGCCGAGGAGGACGAACCCGTCTCGGACCCGGTGGTGTCCGACGACTGAGGGGCGCAGACGGGAAGCCACTCGATAACCGATAAGCGTCCGGTTACCGTCGCCGTAGCAACCGATTTACGTCTCTCAGTCGACGCGCCAGTTGTCCGCCATCCAGCGGCGCAGGGCCGACGCCCCCGAGTAGGCGACGTATAGTGATGTATCGCTGTTCGAACAACGTGGTATGCATCCGTACGTCAGTACAGTCGGTAAGTGGATGCTCGCCACGGCCGACAAACTCGGCATCGCCACCCCCGACCACATCTACGGGTTCGGCGACCGCTGGCTTCGCTTGGTGTCGTTCACGCCGACCGAAGAGGCCCACGCCATCGCCGACGTCCTCTACGAAATGTACGAACCGGACTCCGTGATAGACTTCGGGTGTGGACTCGGCCGGTATCTCACCGGGTTCCAAGCCCACGGTGCCACCGTCCACGGCGTCGAGGGCTTCTCGGAGGCCCGAGACCACGCCGAGATACCGGACGCCGCCCTCACTATCCACGACCTCCGCGAACCGCTGGAACTGGACGCACGGTACGATTTGGCGCTGTGTATCGAAACCGCCGAACACATCCCGGCCCGGTTCGCCGACACCCTCGTCGACACCCTCACGGCCGCGGCACCGCGGGTGGTCTTCACCGCCGCCCCGCCCGGACACAAGGGGACCCACCACGTGAACGAAGCCCCCCGAGAGTACTGGATAGAGAAGTTCGAATCGCGGGGGTTCTCCTACGCCGCCGAGGAGGCCGACCGACTCCAACAATCGGTGGGTTCCAAGATAGACGACGCGGAGTGGGTCGCCGACCGGCCCTTCGTCTTCGTCGAGCGATAAGCGCCGACGGAAACGGGTCGAACCCGAACCCTCTTGCTTTGCTGGCCCCACAGTCCGACAAATGGTAAACACGCTGACGTGGGTGCTCGTCGGACTCGTCGCGTACACGTTGGTCGCGATGCTGTTGCAAACCCGCGGCGTGGTCCCGGACTTCATTCGGTTCAGCGGCCCGATTACGACCATTCACACCCAGAAAGGGAAGGTCTTTCTCGACTGGTTGGCCCGCCCGAAACGGTTCTGGCGGGCCTGGGGGAACCTCGGCGTCGGCGTCGCCCTCGTGGTGATGGTCGGGTCGTTCCTGCTGGTCGTCTTCGGAGCGTATCAGGCCATCGTCGACCCCCAGCCCTCCGCGCTGAACGAACCCCGCAACGCGCTGGCGATTCCCGGCGTGAACGACTTCCTCCCGCTGTCTGTCGCCCCCGAAATCCTGCTGGGCCTCGCGCTCGGACTCATCGTCCACGAGGGCGGCCACGGCCTGCTCTGTCGCGTCGAGGACATCGACATCGAATCGATGGGACTGGCGCTGCTGGCCGTGATTCCGGTCGGCGCGTTCGTCGAACCCGACGAAGAAGAGCTGTTGCGGTCGAATCGCGGCGCACAGACCCGGATGTACGCCGCGGGCGTCACGAACAACTTCGCGCTGGCGATTATCGCGCTCCTGTTACTGTTCGGGCCGGTCGCCGGGGCGGTGGCCGTCGTCGACGGCGTCCCCGTCGGCGACTCCCTGCCCGGTTCGGCGGCCG
This window encodes:
- a CDS encoding nitric-oxide reductase large subunit, whose protein sequence is MHVTRQTLARLLVVAFVVNLVVMGAGAALAYEKAPPIPDRIEGPDGATIATSEDIRTGKTTFQKAGLMNHGSILGNGAYYGVDYTADALDLKVQYMRQYHAREEYGTDYDALSEERQAAVATRVEQRLDRTADGDVVRYSAAETYAHRQVRDEYVQRYHEGSHERGVPEGMIASEAAARQFADFAMWTAWFSHADRPAGDHSYTNEWPYAPGAGNDATAAAMTWSVVAMILLVAGAGAAVWLYRAVDLPEPEVEGIDVPAPDEVALFPGQRAATRFIPVAAGLFLGQVLLGGLLAHFYVERAAFFGLGELLGVNVLQWLPFAIAKTWHIDLGILWIATLWLGAGLFLPPLLTGREPARQGTFVNVLLGALVVVSVGGLAGIWLGAQGYFDGQLWWILGNEGLEYLEVGRLWQVGLLAGFLLWAGLAYRGFKPLLDDEPKYGLSHLILYAGGSIALLFCAGMLYTPQTNIAVTEFWRWWVVHMWVEGAFEFFIVAIVGITLVSMNLLKRQSAAKAVMFEALLVMGTGVIGVSHHYWWIGMPDLWVPIGSAFSTLELVPLVFILYEAINEYRAMATGGEGFPYTLPFMFIVASGVWNFVGAGVLGFFINLPLVNYYEHGTYLTVAHAHAAMFGAFGFLALGMATYMLRISVDPSEWDGSWLRYAFWCWNVGLALMVLVSVTPVGFLQLETAFTQGYDAARSVAFYERPLVELLFWARMPGDTLIILGTAIFTADVVRKRFDLRSVLAEEDEPVSDPVVSDD
- a CDS encoding class I SAM-dependent methyltransferase produces the protein MHPYVSTVGKWMLATADKLGIATPDHIYGFGDRWLRLVSFTPTEEAHAIADVLYEMYEPDSVIDFGCGLGRYLTGFQAHGATVHGVEGFSEARDHAEIPDAALTIHDLREPLELDARYDLALCIETAEHIPARFADTLVDTLTAAAPRVVFTAAPPGHKGTHHVNEAPREYWIEKFESRGFSYAAEEADRLQQSVGSKIDDAEWVADRPFVFVER